Proteins found in one Methylobacter sp. S3L5C genomic segment:
- the hemB gene encoding porphobilinogen synthase: MTYNNINFPHTRMRRMRYNDFSRRLMRENRLSVDDLIYPMFVTEGTNRQEPILSMPGVERFSLDLLLAQADEINTLGIPAIALFPVTPANKKSADAAEAYNPDGLAQRSVRALKKAFPDLGIITDVALDPFTSHGQDGLIDQDGYVINDATIEVLVKQALSHAEAGADIIAPSDMMDGRIGAIRQALEAQNHINTLILAYSAKYASSFYGPFRDAVGSAGNLGKSNKYSYQMDPANSDEAMREIQLDLQEGADMVMVKPGMPYLDIIRRVKEQYGVPTFAYQVSGEYAMIKAASINGWLDEKAVVMESLLAFKRAGSDGILTYYAKSVAQWLQE, encoded by the coding sequence ATGACATATAATAACATCAATTTTCCTCATACACGCATGAGAAGAATGCGTTATAACGATTTTTCCCGGCGCTTAATGCGCGAAAATCGTTTGTCTGTTGATGACTTGATTTACCCAATGTTTGTGACTGAAGGCACAAACAGGCAAGAACCTATTTTATCCATGCCAGGTGTAGAACGATTTTCCCTGGATTTACTGCTTGCACAAGCCGATGAAATTAATACTTTGGGCATTCCTGCCATCGCACTGTTTCCGGTGACACCCGCCAATAAAAAATCAGCGGATGCCGCCGAAGCTTATAACCCTGACGGATTAGCCCAGCGCAGCGTAAGGGCGTTAAAAAAAGCTTTTCCTGATCTGGGTATTATTACCGATGTTGCTCTTGATCCTTTTACCTCACACGGACAGGATGGACTGATCGATCAGGATGGTTATGTTATCAATGATGCGACTATCGAGGTTTTGGTCAAACAAGCCTTATCTCATGCTGAAGCGGGGGCTGATATTATTGCGCCTTCAGATATGATGGACGGCCGTATTGGTGCCATAAGACAAGCGCTGGAAGCGCAGAACCATATCAACACCTTAATACTTGCCTATTCTGCCAAATATGCCTCCAGCTTTTATGGGCCGTTTAGAGATGCGGTAGGCTCTGCCGGAAATCTGGGTAAAAGTAATAAATACAGTTACCAGATGGATCCTGCCAATTCTGATGAAGCCATGCGCGAAATCCAACTGGATTTACAGGAAGGTGCCGATATGGTCATGGTTAAACCTGGAATGCCTTATCTGGATATTATTCGCCGGGTAAAGGAACAATATGGTGTTCCGACTTTTGCTTATCAGGTTAGCGGCGAATACGCCATGATAAAAGCTGCATCCATCAATGGCTGGCTGGATGAAAAGGCTGTTGTTATGGAATCTTTGCTGGCTTTTAAAAGAGCCGGTAGCGATGGTATTCTGACTTATTATGCCAAGTCTGTTGCTCAGTGGTTGCAGGAGTAA
- the pepP gene encoding Xaa-Pro aminopeptidase → MKQSEFKKRRKQLMQSVGKGNIALIGSASMHTRNRDVDFPFRQDSDFYYLTGFNEPDALAVFIPGREKGEYILFCREFDEKKALWEGAHSGLEGATAHYEADDSFPIDDLDDILPGLLENKTKVFYPMGHDLELDNSLLEWINHIRSQSRSGVVAPAELVCLDVILHEMRLFKSAAELKLMRRAAEVSANAHVKAMQVCKAGMYEYQIEAEMIYHFIQNGLRAVAYPSIVAGGKNACTLHYTENASKLKSGDLLLIDAGAECDHYAADITRTFPISGRFSEPQKQLYQLVLDAQAAALEQIKPGVPWNMAHEASVETITKGLVSLGLLKGKLKKLIKDEKYKLFYMHRIGHWLGMDVHDVGNYKIDQEWRLLEAGMVLTVEPGLYIPADCKSVDEKWRGIGIRIEDDILVTAQGYEVLTSSVPKEIAEIEALMQAI, encoded by the coding sequence ATGAAACAAAGTGAGTTTAAAAAACGACGCAAGCAATTAATGCAAAGCGTTGGTAAAGGTAATATTGCCTTGATAGGTAGTGCTTCAATGCACACGCGCAATCGGGATGTAGATTTTCCATTTCGGCAGGACAGCGATTTTTATTATTTAACCGGTTTTAATGAGCCGGACGCTCTGGCTGTATTTATCCCTGGACGCGAAAAAGGCGAATACATTTTATTTTGCCGTGAATTTGATGAAAAGAAGGCCTTATGGGAGGGCGCACATTCAGGGTTGGAAGGAGCAACAGCGCATTATGAGGCGGATGATTCTTTTCCGATAGATGATTTGGATGATATCTTACCGGGTTTGTTGGAAAACAAAACGAAAGTTTTTTATCCGATGGGACATGATCTGGAGTTGGATAATAGCTTGCTGGAATGGATCAATCATATCCGCAGTCAGTCCAGAAGCGGTGTTGTGGCACCTGCAGAGTTGGTTTGTTTGGACGTTATTTTGCATGAGATGCGCCTGTTTAAAAGTGCTGCCGAATTAAAGCTAATGCGTCGTGCGGCAGAGGTTTCGGCAAATGCTCATGTTAAAGCCATGCAGGTCTGCAAAGCCGGAATGTATGAATATCAGATAGAAGCTGAAATGATTTATCATTTTATCCAAAATGGTTTGCGTGCCGTGGCTTATCCCTCAATTGTTGCCGGTGGCAAAAATGCCTGTACGCTCCATTACACTGAAAATGCTTCCAAATTAAAAAGCGGTGACTTACTGCTGATTGATGCCGGCGCAGAATGCGACCATTATGCCGCCGATATTACCCGTACCTTTCCAATTTCCGGGCGTTTTAGCGAGCCGCAAAAACAACTGTATCAGCTGGTTTTAGATGCACAGGCGGCGGCACTTGAACAAATCAAGCCGGGAGTGCCCTGGAATATGGCGCATGAGGCTTCAGTTGAAACCATTACGAAAGGATTGGTTTCTTTAGGCCTGCTTAAAGGCAAGTTGAAAAAACTGATTAAAGATGAAAAATATAAGTTATTTTATATGCATCGCATCGGTCACTGGCTGGGAATGGATGTGCATGATGTGGGTAATTATAAAATTGACCAGGAATGGCGATTGTTGGAAGCCGGTATGGTTTTAACCGTAGAACCTGGCTTGTATATTCCTGCTGATTGTAAATCCGTTGATGAAAAATGGCGGGGTATCGGTATTCGTATTGAGGATGATATTTTGGTTACCGCTCAAGGTTATGAAGTATTAACCAGTAGTGTACCCAAAGAGATAGCAGAAATTGAAGCATTAATGCAGGCAATCTAA
- the ubiH gene encoding 2-octaprenyl-6-methoxyphenyl hydroxylase — protein sequence MQQNYDLVIVGGGLAGNCLALSLKDTGLRIAIVEANTPEQLQASSAGDRALALAAGTVMVLNTLGIWQGISHAATPIQHIHISDRGHFGKTRLSAQKEHVDALGYVISARDLEAYVANLVAESSIELISPARVVGLMSGDNEVCISLKQGNDSLTLSARLLVGADGGLSSVRQLLDIAQQTTEYGQTALVTTVKSTLPNKNTAFERFTASGPLALLPIAKNECAVVWTRTNEDANALMLGSEADFLAELQHCFGFKLGQFSLTAPRRAFPLSLIRAEKMVAGRAVIIGNAVHQLHPVAGQGFNLGLRDVVQLAEMLVNQHEQNQDIGAADFLKDYALSRKKDHDRTIGFTDTVVKIFSNEWLALAVVRNIGLALLDHIPAAKTLLTRHAMGLAGLTPSE from the coding sequence ATGCAACAGAATTATGATTTGGTGATTGTTGGCGGTGGTTTGGCAGGTAATTGCCTGGCGTTGTCATTAAAAGATACCGGCTTGAGGATTGCTATTGTTGAGGCCAATACGCCCGAACAATTACAGGCTTCTTCTGCAGGTGACCGGGCTTTGGCTTTAGCGGCAGGTACTGTTATGGTGCTCAATACCTTGGGTATTTGGCAGGGTATTAGTCATGCAGCTACCCCGATACAGCATATTCATATCTCTGATCGTGGTCATTTTGGTAAAACGCGCCTGTCGGCACAAAAAGAACACGTAGATGCCTTGGGATATGTGATTAGTGCGCGGGATCTTGAGGCGTACGTTGCCAATCTGGTCGCTGAGTCGAGTATAGAGCTGATTTCTCCTGCGCGTGTGGTGGGTTTGATGTCTGGCGATAACGAGGTCTGCATCAGTTTAAAGCAGGGTAATGATTCATTAACCCTATCAGCCCGGTTATTGGTCGGTGCTGACGGCGGTTTGTCATCAGTTAGGCAGTTGTTGGATATCGCTCAGCAGACCACGGAGTATGGTCAAACGGCGTTGGTTACTACGGTAAAATCAACACTCCCTAATAAAAATACCGCCTTTGAGCGCTTTACGGCTTCCGGGCCGTTAGCCTTGTTGCCAATCGCAAAAAATGAATGTGCAGTCGTCTGGACGCGCACGAATGAGGATGCTAACGCCTTGATGTTGGGGAGTGAGGCAGATTTTCTGGCCGAGTTGCAACACTGTTTTGGCTTTAAGTTGGGTCAATTTAGCTTAACAGCACCCAGACGCGCTTTTCCGTTATCATTAATTCGTGCAGAAAAAATGGTTGCCGGTCGGGCGGTGATTATAGGTAATGCCGTACATCAGTTACATCCTGTTGCAGGGCAGGGCTTTAACTTAGGACTACGGGACGTTGTACAATTGGCTGAAATGCTGGTTAATCAGCATGAACAAAATCAAGATATTGGTGCGGCTGATTTTTTAAAAGACTATGCACTATCCAGAAAAAAAGATCATGACCGGACAATTGGCTTTACTGATACGGTAGTAAAGATTTTCTCCAATGAGTGGTTGGCACTGGCAGTGGTTAGAAATATCGGCTTGGCATTACTTGATCATATTCCCGCTGCAAAAACTCTGCTAACGCGCCATGCCATGGGTCTTGCCGGGCTTACACCGTCTGAGTAA
- a CDS encoding M48 family metallopeptidase, translating into MTVIQGNGFVAEIIRSPKRKTSAIKIQKGQVFVMVPERLSMAVIEYLVTEKTRWIKEKLALHQEIFAIKPKEFVSGEAFSYLGKQHRLTIETGLYPTITQHSDELVVSVRDKAADNSKAIRQMLIKWYKQQAESGLRQKTESYSRIIGVKPSSVIIKAFKSRWGSCNASGGIQYNWKIIIAPDSVINYVVVHELCHILHHNHSPLFWKTVERYCHDYRDCSAWLKINGARLEI; encoded by the coding sequence ATGACTGTCATACAAGGAAACGGCTTTGTTGCCGAAATAATTCGATCTCCCAAAAGAAAAACCTCAGCCATAAAAATACAAAAAGGTCAGGTATTTGTTATGGTTCCCGAGCGATTAAGTATGGCTGTCATTGAATATTTAGTCACTGAAAAGACTCGTTGGATAAAAGAAAAGCTGGCGCTACATCAGGAAATTTTTGCCATAAAACCGAAAGAGTTTGTATCCGGTGAAGCTTTTTCTTATCTGGGCAAACAACATCGGTTAACTATTGAAACCGGACTTTATCCGACTATTACACAGCACAGTGACGAACTGGTGGTTTCAGTCAGGGATAAAGCTGCCGATAATAGCAAGGCAATCAGGCAGATGCTGATTAAGTGGTACAAGCAGCAAGCCGAATCCGGGTTGCGACAAAAGACGGAGAGCTACTCCAGAATTATTGGCGTTAAGCCATCATCCGTTATTATTAAAGCGTTTAAATCCAGATGGGGGAGTTGTAATGCCAGCGGAGGCATTCAATACAACTGGAAAATTATTATCGCACCGGATTCGGTTATTAATTATGTCGTTGTTCATGAGTTATGCCACATCCTTCACCATAACCATTCGCCCTTATTCTGGAAAACCGTTGAAAGGTATTGTCATGATTACCGGGACTGTAGTGCCTGGTTAAAAATTAATGGTGCCCGTCTGGAGATTTAA
- the aroE gene encoding shikimate dehydrogenase gives MRIVDHYAVFGHPIKHSKSPRIHKIFAEQTGQTLDYKAQDVPADQFSAAVAAFFANGGKGLNCTIPLKELAWAYADVKTERACLAKAVNTLALQADGSLLGDNTDGIGLVTDLISNHGITLAGSRILILGAGGASRGIIAPLLEQSVHSMVIANRTVDKAINLAGEFSTKGLITGCGFSDLNGRQFDLIINATSTSLSGQLPPLPEALLAKNGICYDLAYSNEPTVFVQWGQQNQALKSLDGLGMLVEQAAEAFFIWRGIRPKTRPVIELLNKERKL, from the coding sequence ATGAGGATAGTCGATCACTATGCTGTCTTTGGTCATCCGATTAAACACAGTAAATCGCCACGTATTCATAAGATTTTTGCCGAACAAACCGGACAGACGCTTGACTATAAGGCACAAGACGTGCCCGCTGACCAGTTTTCTGCGGCTGTGGCAGCTTTTTTTGCTAATGGCGGGAAGGGCTTAAATTGCACCATTCCGCTGAAAGAACTCGCCTGGGCTTATGCGGATGTTAAAACAGAACGCGCTTGTCTGGCCAAAGCGGTTAACACCTTGGCGTTACAGGCGGATGGCTCTCTTCTTGGTGATAATACCGATGGCATTGGCTTGGTGACTGATTTAATCAGTAATCATGGCATTACTTTGGCAGGTAGCAGAATCCTGATTTTGGGGGCAGGTGGGGCAAGCAGAGGGATCATCGCTCCTCTTCTTGAACAATCGGTACATTCCATGGTTATTGCGAATCGCACTGTTGATAAAGCCATTAATCTGGCCGGCGAATTTAGTACCAAAGGTTTAATTACCGGCTGTGGTTTTAGTGATTTAAACGGCCGGCAATTTGATTTAATTATAAATGCCACCTCAACCAGTTTGAGTGGTCAATTACCGCCCCTGCCGGAAGCCTTACTCGCCAAAAATGGCATCTGTTATGATCTTGCCTACAGTAACGAACCAACAGTTTTTGTACAGTGGGGACAGCAAAATCAGGCGCTAAAAAGTCTCGATGGTTTGGGCATGCTGGTAGAGCAGGCGGCAGAAGCCTTTTTTATCTGGCGAGGCATTCGCCCCAAAACCCGACCGGTTATTGAGCTGCTTAATAAAGAACGAAAGCTGTAA
- a CDS encoding phospholipid-binding protein MlaC: protein MNIKPYLLFGFFAALIALMPVTQVMAADLLPPQQAIESASSKLQQKMQDKSFIKDFAKVAHFVNEAILPHTDFDRISSLVLGKHWRTATPDERNHFKKEFQTLLVRTYSRAFVEFKDWSIRYLPIEMEGDAAKVIVKTEVLQPGLQPVAVNYRMFLTNGDWKAYDIMIEGVSLVTNYRTTFSNEIQTKGSLTAVIDSLAKRNTEALAAKNS from the coding sequence ATGAACATTAAACCCTACCTGTTATTTGGTTTTTTTGCAGCATTGATAGCGTTAATGCCCGTTACTCAAGTGATGGCAGCAGATTTACTACCTCCACAACAAGCCATAGAAAGTGCGTCGTCAAAATTACAGCAAAAAATGCAGGATAAATCTTTCATTAAGGATTTTGCAAAAGTCGCACATTTTGTTAATGAAGCTATCTTACCACATACCGATTTCGACAGAATTTCTTCATTAGTGTTGGGTAAACACTGGAGAACAGCAACACCTGACGAGCGCAATCATTTTAAAAAGGAATTTCAAACATTGTTGGTAAGAACCTATTCTCGTGCCTTTGTCGAGTTTAAAGACTGGTCTATCCGGTATTTGCCCATTGAAATGGAAGGTGACGCGGCAAAAGTTATCGTAAAAACAGAAGTATTACAACCCGGCCTTCAGCCTGTTGCCGTTAATTACCGCATGTTCCTAACTAACGGCGATTGGAAAGCCTACGATATTATGATTGAAGGCGTGAGCCTGGTAACTAACTACCGCACGACTTTTTCCAACGAAATTCAAACCAAGGGATCATTAACCGCTGTTATTGATTCGTTGGCAAAACGTAATACCGAAGCGCTTGCAGCTAAAAATTCGTAA
- the cmoB gene encoding tRNA 5-methoxyuridine(34)/uridine 5-oxyacetic acid(34) synthase CmoB, translated as MIDYQPLYNILLDAKADAWVNLLPGQITSAFNTNKHGTLSQWQSAIKNLPEFPTTHRLLNADAIQTGQANDLSEADRMQLEQLLRSLHPWRKGPYNLFGINIDTEWRSDWKWDRLKNHITPLNHRLVLDVGCGNGYHCWRMLGAGAKMVVGIDPLLLNVMQFQLIRKLHGEAPIYVLPLGIEELPYGLKLFDTVFSMGVLYHRRSPIDHLMELKDCLKPGGELVLETLVIDGGLGEVLLPEDRYAKMRNVWFLPTCETLISWLKRCGFKNIRLIDVTPTSIEEQRSTEWMQFHSLKDFLDPENPELTCEGLPAPKRAIVIANNA; from the coding sequence ATGATTGATTATCAACCGCTATACAATATTTTACTGGATGCAAAAGCCGATGCGTGGGTCAATCTGTTACCCGGACAGATTACCAGTGCGTTTAATACCAATAAACACGGCACGTTATCGCAATGGCAGTCTGCAATCAAGAACCTGCCTGAGTTCCCCACCACGCACCGTTTACTGAATGCTGATGCCATACAAACAGGCCAGGCAAATGATCTGTCTGAAGCTGACAGAATGCAGCTTGAACAACTGCTCAGATCATTACATCCGTGGCGTAAAGGTCCCTACAACTTGTTTGGTATTAACATTGATACTGAATGGCGCTCAGACTGGAAATGGGACCGGCTAAAAAACCACATTACACCGCTTAACCATCGACTTGTACTGGATGTAGGCTGTGGCAATGGCTATCACTGCTGGCGTATGCTAGGTGCCGGAGCAAAAATGGTGGTTGGTATAGACCCCTTGCTACTTAATGTCATGCAGTTTCAATTGATTAGAAAACTGCATGGCGAAGCACCGATCTATGTATTGCCCTTAGGTATAGAAGAGCTGCCCTATGGTTTAAAGCTGTTTGATACGGTCTTTTCCATGGGCGTGCTTTACCATCGCCGTTCGCCTATTGATCATCTGATGGAATTAAAAGACTGCCTTAAACCCGGCGGTGAACTGGTCTTGGAAACACTGGTTATTGATGGCGGATTAGGGGAAGTATTATTACCCGAAGATCGTTATGCCAAAATGCGTAATGTCTGGTTTTTACCTACCTGTGAAACTTTGATAAGCTGGCTAAAACGCTGTGGTTTTAAAAATATTCGCCTGATTGATGTTACGCCAACCAGTATTGAAGAACAGCGCAGCACCGAATGGATGCAGTTTCACTCCCTCAAGGATTTTCTTGACCCAGAAAACCCCGAGTTAACCTGCGAAGGCCTTCCGGCGCCAAAGCGGGCGATTGTTATTGCCAATAATGCGTAA
- a CDS encoding helix-hairpin-helix domain-containing protein, translating into MKKLLLLLLTLFTFNAFATPVNVNTADAKTISDALSGIGMKKAEAIVKYRTEKGLFKTAEELTNVKGIGEKTLAKNKKDILLSDTPTAEPAAVAEPKTAAEPKKAK; encoded by the coding sequence ATGAAAAAACTACTGCTGTTGTTATTAACTTTATTTACCTTCAATGCCTTTGCCACACCCGTTAACGTTAACACCGCAGACGCAAAGACCATCTCGGATGCCCTGTCAGGCATTGGCATGAAAAAAGCGGAAGCTATCGTAAAATATCGAACCGAAAAAGGCTTGTTCAAAACAGCTGAAGAATTAACCAACGTAAAAGGTATCGGTGAAAAAACCCTCGCAAAAAACAAAAAAGACATCTTGCTCAGTGACACACCCACTGCGGAACCTGCCGCCGTTGCCGAACCAAAAACAGCCGCTGAACCCAAAAAAGCCAAGTAG
- a CDS encoding UPF0149 family protein — translation MSYSACNSIIVQSDAELSAAEAHGLATGLLCINDQADSAYWLAELLQDSDSVNDENQYMLVRLFEETRRLLGSDEFEFDLFLPEDDISLVEQAEALKSWCRGFLFGIGSGASGAKWPKEARDILKDIAEFTKLDANAEGEEDEQAFMEITEYLRSAVLLLRDELGNHSRDNDDIDDDFID, via the coding sequence ATGTCTTATAGCGCGTGTAACTCAATAATTGTACAAAGTGATGCCGAGCTTTCAGCTGCTGAAGCCCATGGCTTGGCGACCGGCTTGTTATGCATCAATGATCAGGCGGATAGCGCCTATTGGTTGGCCGAGTTGTTGCAGGATAGCGATTCTGTGAATGATGAAAATCAATACATGCTAGTAAGATTGTTTGAGGAAACACGGCGCTTATTGGGAAGTGACGAGTTTGAGTTTGACCTGTTTCTGCCGGAAGATGATATCTCGTTGGTCGAGCAGGCTGAAGCATTAAAAAGCTGGTGCAGGGGATTTCTGTTTGGTATTGGCTCAGGGGCATCAGGCGCAAAATGGCCTAAAGAGGCTCGTGATATACTTAAAGATATTGCCGAATTTACCAAACTTGATGCCAATGCAGAAGGTGAGGAAGATGAGCAGGCTTTTATGGAAATTACTGAATATTTGAGGTCGGCTGTATTATTACTCCGCGATGAGTTGGGTAACCATAGCCGCGACAATGATGATATTGACGATGACTTTATTGATTAG
- a CDS encoding gamma carbonic anhydrase family protein, with protein MSIRKFNDKEPIIGESVYIDDSAVVIGDVTLGSDVSIWPATVIRGDVESIKIGAGSNVQDGCVLHVSHAGKFSPQGHPLTIGKGVTIGHRAVVHACTIGDYCLIGIGAIIMDDVVLEDYVMLGAGSLVPPGKRLESGYLYVGSPAKQARPLKESEKEFLEYSAQQYVHLKNEYLKQEKA; from the coding sequence GTGTCAATCAGAAAATTTAATGATAAAGAGCCCATCATTGGTGAGTCTGTTTATATCGATGACAGTGCCGTTGTTATTGGCGATGTTACGCTGGGCAGTGATGTATCCATATGGCCTGCAACCGTCATCAGAGGCGATGTTGAAAGCATCAAAATTGGTGCCGGCAGTAATGTTCAGGATGGCTGTGTCTTGCATGTCTCTCATGCCGGCAAGTTTTCACCTCAAGGTCATCCGTTAACTATCGGCAAAGGTGTCACTATTGGCCATAGAGCCGTAGTACATGCTTGTACCATCGGCGATTATTGCCTGATTGGCATAGGTGCAATCATTATGGATGATGTGGTTCTCGAAGATTATGTCATGCTGGGTGCAGGCTCTTTGGTTCCACCAGGAAAGAGACTGGAAAGCGGCTATTTATATGTTGGCTCTCCAGCCAAACAGGCAAGACCTTTAAAAGAATCCGAAAAAGAATTTTTGGAGTATTCGGCACAACAGTATGTGCATTTAAAAAATGAATATTTGAAGCAGGAAAAAGCATAA
- a CDS encoding DUF4010 domain-containing protein: MLMEFYRGIPPLLLQFIMTVGFSFVVGLEFRSYHHANNYKLHFGSTRTFVLIGVLGFILYTMDPSRLLFAAGLLLLGALLLVFYWRLSATKQFSLFSTLFALLIYLIGPITSLFPGWFLVLFIVVLILILSEKTLIHHFSDQLANEEIATLAKFLIISGVILPLLPDQAIAPMLPVTYYRVWLAVIIVSGFSYLSYLINSYFFKSRSLLITGLLGGLYSSTAATVVIGRQAHSLDSTSGRKVSSALIIATIMMYMRLLAIIFVFDKSVAMQLLAPFIVIIFISALAVFGLLTVRNHAPILHETTEVKHPLELSTAILFALLFMLFAFITQYVTSNYGSHGLKYMAIIVGFTDIDPFILSLLSGKFIVSDSALVSAVILASGSNNLLKATYAIALARNRSVLFGAAWLAFLFIISILYTYKYA, translated from the coding sequence ATGTTAATGGAGTTTTATCGCGGCATTCCACCGCTGTTATTACAATTTATCATGACCGTGGGTTTCTCTTTTGTCGTCGGCCTTGAGTTTCGCAGCTACCATCACGCTAATAACTACAAATTACATTTTGGTAGTACCCGTACTTTTGTACTGATTGGTGTGTTGGGTTTTATCCTCTATACCATGGACCCCAGCCGATTATTATTTGCGGCCGGCTTATTGCTGCTGGGTGCTTTGCTATTGGTTTTTTACTGGCGACTCTCGGCAACGAAACAATTTTCACTATTCAGTACTCTGTTTGCCCTATTAATTTATTTAATAGGGCCTATCACCAGTCTGTTTCCCGGTTGGTTTCTGGTACTTTTTATTGTCGTACTCATTTTGATATTAAGCGAAAAAACGCTGATTCATCATTTTTCCGATCAACTGGCTAATGAAGAAATAGCTACATTGGCCAAATTTCTTATTATTTCCGGCGTTATTTTGCCGTTACTGCCTGACCAAGCCATCGCGCCGATGCTGCCGGTTACTTACTACCGGGTATGGCTTGCCGTGATTATCGTCTCCGGTTTTTCTTACTTAAGTTACCTGATCAACAGTTATTTTTTTAAAAGTCGCAGCCTGTTGATTACCGGACTATTAGGCGGACTTTATTCCAGCACGGCTGCGACTGTTGTTATCGGACGTCAGGCCCATAGTCTTGATAGCACCTCAGGACGAAAAGTATCGTCAGCGCTTATTATTGCGACAATCATGATGTACATGCGCTTATTGGCGATTATTTTTGTGTTTGACAAAAGTGTGGCGATGCAATTACTCGCGCCCTTCATAGTTATTATTTTTATTTCTGCATTGGCAGTTTTTGGCTTGTTAACCGTTAGAAATCATGCGCCGATATTACACGAAACCACTGAAGTAAAGCATCCTCTGGAGCTATCAACCGCTATTTTATTTGCATTATTGTTTATGCTGTTTGCCTTTATCACGCAGTATGTAACCAGTAATTATGGTAGCCACGGCCTTAAATATATGGCTATCATTGTCGGTTTTACTGATATTGATCCATTTATTCTATCATTACTCAGCGGTAAGTTTATTGTCTCGGACTCGGCTCTGGTCTCTGCCGTGATATTGGCAAGCGGTAGTAATAACTTGTTAAAAGCCACTTATGCCATTGCTTTGGCAAGAAACCGTTCTGTCTTGTTTGGCGCGGCATGGCTGGCATTTTTATTTATCATCTCAATTTTATACACTTATAAATATGCCTGA
- a CDS encoding TVP38/TMEM64 family protein: MHLKDLSITKKLSVILALAAVIVVIGHELELYLPDLELKIEQLGAFAPLGFIVLFVLLTPVFVSVDTLCFAAGLLFSLGTAELYMAIATYLASALIFFLGRYLIKDRVISFISKHQHLAALDSAINSQPFKLMFLLRLTPLPFAMLSYALAVTQVRFWTYLSATSGILIYNCSLVYMGYTTKHLAGLVSGSTKQSSVSYPLLALGVIVLLTVLFYVTKIAGESINRLSTEPSSPSC; the protein is encoded by the coding sequence ATGCATCTTAAAGATCTGTCCATCACCAAGAAACTGTCAGTCATTCTGGCGCTTGCCGCCGTTATTGTGGTCATTGGCCATGAACTGGAGCTTTATCTTCCTGATCTGGAATTAAAGATTGAGCAGCTCGGCGCTTTTGCGCCACTTGGTTTTATTGTTTTATTTGTGTTGTTGACACCGGTTTTTGTCTCGGTCGATACTCTCTGCTTTGCCGCAGGTTTATTATTTTCATTGGGAACTGCCGAATTGTATATGGCGATAGCGACCTATCTGGCTTCTGCGCTTATTTTTTTTCTGGGTCGCTATTTAATTAAAGACCGGGTTATTAGTTTTATTTCCAAACACCAACACTTGGCCGCTCTGGATAGCGCAATTAACAGTCAGCCATTTAAGCTAATGTTTCTTCTGCGACTAACACCGTTGCCGTTTGCCATGTTAAGTTATGCGCTGGCAGTCACCCAAGTCAGATTTTGGACTTACCTGTCCGCAACCAGCGGCATCCTGATTTACAATTGCAGTTTGGTGTATATGGGCTATACCACTAAACATCTGGCCGGCTTGGTCAGTGGCTCAACAAAACAGAGTAGTGTCTCTTACCCACTATTGGCACTAGGCGTCATCGTGTTATTAACCGTACTGTTTTATGTCACCAAAATAGCCGGTGAATCCATCAATCGGCTAAGCACAGAACCCTCAAGCCCCTCATGTTAA